The Hydrogenobacter thermophilus TK-6 genome window below encodes:
- a CDS encoding proline--tRNA ligase yields the protein MRWSTYFWYTSKEEPADAEAPSHKYLLKGGFIKQVASGIYAFTPAGYRVLKKIENIVRKEMDRSGAQELLLTVLNPAELWRETGRWDLYGRELFTLKDRHGRDYCLGPTHEEEITDMVRTFVNSYRQLPFILYQIQVKFRDEKRPRFGLIRGREFIMKDAYSFDTDEFSALMSYETMKFAYERIFKKLRLKTLMVEASVGAIGGMSSHEFVILTDYGEARVAYCESCGYSANAEIVKLNKGKEEEEEERQLTRVHTPNTRTIEELSSFLKVPPRKILKSVLYIVNGEPLLVVIRGDREIDENKLEALLNTENFRLATDEEVYALFKTQRGYIGPFNIPKDVRVIWDNSVYGIKNAVVAFNEPDYHYINANPGRDFSYGEFFDVAQVVEKDPCPKCGAPLKVSKGLELGHIFLLGTRYSLPMKAFYKDQQGEDKPIYMGCYGIGISRCMSAIVEQYSDELGIKWPTVVAPFELNVICLNPSDAEQKTVAEKIYYQAQEMGLDVIYDDREASAGFKFADADLCGFPYRIVVGKKTKEGKVELQKRHTGEKLDVPIEDAVRIVKEFVDKDKE from the coding sequence ATGCGCTGGAGTACTTACTTTTGGTACACCTCAAAAGAAGAGCCTGCGGATGCAGAAGCTCCATCTCACAAGTACCTGCTAAAGGGTGGCTTTATAAAGCAGGTAGCCTCCGGCATATACGCCTTTACTCCTGCTGGCTACAGGGTTTTGAAGAAGATAGAAAACATAGTAAGGAAGGAGATGGACAGAAGCGGTGCGCAGGAGCTACTCCTTACAGTTTTAAACCCGGCAGAACTCTGGAGAGAGACAGGAAGGTGGGACCTCTACGGCAGAGAGCTATTTACCCTTAAAGACAGGCACGGAAGAGACTACTGCCTTGGACCTACCCACGAGGAGGAAATAACGGATATGGTAAGGACCTTTGTAAACTCGTACAGACAGCTACCCTTTATACTCTACCAGATACAGGTAAAGTTCAGAGACGAAAAAAGACCCAGATTTGGACTCATAAGGGGCAGAGAGTTTATAATGAAGGATGCCTATTCTTTTGACACCGATGAGTTTTCCGCGCTCATGTCTTACGAGACTATGAAGTTTGCCTACGAGCGCATATTCAAAAAGTTAAGACTAAAAACGCTGATGGTGGAGGCAAGCGTAGGTGCTATAGGGGGGATGAGCTCTCATGAGTTTGTCATTCTTACAGATTACGGAGAGGCAAGAGTGGCTTACTGTGAAAGTTGCGGATACTCAGCAAACGCCGAAATAGTTAAGCTAAACAAAGGGAAGGAAGAAGAGGAGGAGGAAAGACAGCTGACTCGTGTGCACACACCCAACACCAGAACCATAGAAGAGCTATCAAGCTTTTTAAAGGTGCCTCCAAGAAAGATACTAAAGTCGGTGCTATACATAGTTAACGGAGAGCCTCTTTTGGTGGTCATAAGGGGAGATAGAGAGATAGATGAGAACAAACTGGAAGCTCTCTTAAACACAGAAAACTTCAGGCTTGCTACGGATGAAGAGGTTTATGCGCTCTTTAAAACCCAGAGGGGCTACATTGGTCCCTTTAACATACCAAAAGATGTAAGAGTCATCTGGGATAACTCAGTCTATGGGATAAAGAACGCAGTGGTTGCTTTCAACGAGCCAGATTATCACTACATAAACGCAAATCCTGGTAGGGACTTTAGTTATGGGGAGTTTTTTGATGTGGCGCAGGTGGTGGAGAAGGACCCATGTCCCAAGTGCGGAGCGCCACTTAAGGTAAGCAAAGGCTTGGAGCTTGGTCATATATTCCTTCTTGGCACAAGGTACTCTTTGCCTATGAAAGCTTTCTACAAAGACCAGCAAGGTGAGGACAAACCTATATACATGGGTTGTTATGGTATAGGTATATCCAGGTGTATGTCTGCCATAGTTGAGCAGTACAGCGATGAGCTTGGCATAAAGTGGCCTACTGTGGTAGCTCCCTTTGAACTGAATGTAATATGTTTGAACCCATCGGATGCGGAACAAAAGACTGTTGCAGAAAAGATTTACTACCAAGCCCAAGAGATGGGTTTAGATGTTATATACGACGATAGAGAAGCCAGCGCAGGCTTTAAGTTTGCAGATGCGGACCTCTGTGGCTTCCCTTACAGGATAGTGGTTGGTAAAAAGACAAAGGAGGGTAAGGTGGAGCTACAAAAAAGACACACAGGGGAAAAGTTAGATGTCCCCATAGAGGATGCGGTGAGGATAGTTAAAGAGTTTGTAGACAAGGATAAAGAGTAG
- the bioD gene encoding dethiobiotin synthase, which translates to MRAFLITGTDTGVGKTFIAYNLAYALKEKGIKVGYLKPVETDVRDLPADGSLLCSITGQEIKEAVPITYSLPLSPYAGILEEGKDFSLQELYAQMRRMQERYTVLMVEGAGGIAVPIKRDYDYAKLAKDWNLPVLIVARAGLGTINHTFLSVFYAKSMGLRVLGIVMNGFEGRDVSEKTNPRIVEELTGIKPLEVPRVSGLLLPPDIRNALLNLIGL; encoded by the coding sequence ATGAGAGCTTTTCTCATCACGGGCACAGATACGGGAGTTGGAAAGACCTTCATAGCCTATAATTTGGCATATGCTCTCAAGGAAAAGGGTATAAAAGTGGGATACCTAAAGCCGGTAGAAACAGATGTCAGAGACCTGCCTGCGGATGGCTCTTTGCTCTGCAGCATAACTGGGCAGGAGATAAAGGAGGCTGTACCCATCACCTACTCGCTACCTCTTTCACCTTATGCGGGTATTCTGGAAGAAGGCAAAGACTTCTCTCTGCAGGAGCTTTACGCTCAAATGAGGAGGATGCAAGAAAGATATACCGTTCTTATGGTAGAAGGTGCAGGAGGCATTGCAGTGCCTATAAAGAGAGACTATGACTATGCCAAGTTGGCAAAGGACTGGAACCTTCCGGTGCTTATAGTGGCAAGAGCTGGACTTGGCACCATAAACCACACTTTCTTATCTGTCTTTTACGCCAAAAGCATGGGTTTGAGGGTGCTGGGCATAGTTATGAACGGGTTTGAGGGAAGAGATGTCTCAGAAAAAACCAATCCACGCATAGTGGAGGAGCTTACGGGCATTAAGCCTCTTGAGGTGCCAAGGGTAAGCGGGTTATTGCTTCCTCCTGACATCAGGAATGCTCTTCTGAACCTTATCGGGCTCTAA
- a CDS encoding peptidoglycan D,D-transpeptidase FtsI family protein, whose amino-acid sequence MREPKKENAKVIFLSLLIFIGFLILLTRIAYLQLIGRTEYVEKVVEKFPKLALVEIPSYRGSIKDRNGNELALSLPTISVYAFPKYTQNKEELASRLSAAVHVSEKAILESLNKDRKFVWLIRRADKELLPYIRGVIRDTDNTKSVGIQEDFKRFYPHGHLASNLLGFCGDDGRGLEGLEYMLNSFLDEKGKKVPFLLSAGAGKLALEPLSSEQVLNSKTVYTTIDLGVQSILEDIRDQIVKDWRPKKVSILLMDVKTGDILGMTTYPYYDPNNYQKYSTWERRNFVVTDIFEPGSVMKPFFLGMALERGYISENYVVSGEGGKTEVYGRIVRDVHPYGNLTLDQVLIKSSNVGMVKIAKFLSRKDVEDLMERIHFKSTFGVLLGETKPKLPDYKYPANIVYSSIGQGLSANLLNLCSAFSLLATGKMVKPRVILYVEDAEGRRTYYQPEVLRDHLFSQRVMNWLHKNLIKVVEEGTARLARSDYFTIAGKTGTSQKFDFKTGSYSRDKVVAYFVGYFPATDPKFVAGISVDEPKGGPAYGGTVAAPYFKQMVERVAAYYRLEPDKVQKSIPDVRRKQ is encoded by the coding sequence ATGCGAGAGCCTAAGAAGGAGAATGCAAAGGTCATTTTTCTGTCTCTTTTGATCTTTATTGGCTTTCTTATACTTCTTACGCGCATAGCATACCTTCAACTCATAGGTAGGACAGAGTATGTGGAGAAAGTAGTAGAAAAGTTTCCCAAACTTGCGCTGGTGGAGATACCCTCCTACAGGGGATCCATAAAAGATAGAAACGGTAATGAATTGGCTTTGAGCCTTCCTACCATTTCTGTTTACGCCTTTCCTAAGTATACACAAAACAAGGAGGAACTTGCCAGCAGACTCTCTGCCGCTGTGCATGTATCCGAAAAAGCCATCCTTGAAAGTTTGAATAAAGACAGAAAGTTCGTATGGCTAATAAGAAGGGCTGACAAGGAGCTACTCCCTTACATAAGAGGAGTTATAAGGGATACGGATAATACTAAGTCTGTAGGTATTCAAGAGGACTTTAAAAGGTTTTATCCACACGGGCATTTAGCCAGCAATCTGCTGGGCTTTTGTGGAGACGATGGCAGGGGTCTTGAGGGGCTAGAATACATGCTTAACAGTTTCCTTGATGAGAAAGGTAAAAAGGTGCCATTTCTCCTGTCTGCGGGAGCCGGCAAGTTAGCGCTGGAGCCGCTATCCAGCGAGCAAGTGCTAAATTCAAAGACCGTATACACCACCATAGATTTGGGTGTCCAGAGCATACTGGAGGACATAAGAGACCAGATAGTAAAAGACTGGAGACCCAAAAAGGTATCCATACTGCTTATGGATGTAAAAACGGGGGATATACTGGGCATGACTACATACCCCTATTACGACCCCAACAATTACCAGAAGTACAGCACTTGGGAAAGGAGAAACTTTGTGGTCACAGATATTTTTGAGCCGGGTTCTGTCATGAAGCCCTTCTTTCTGGGTATGGCTCTTGAAAGAGGTTATATATCAGAGAATTATGTGGTGAGTGGAGAAGGAGGAAAGACGGAAGTTTACGGGAGAATAGTAAGAGATGTACACCCTTATGGCAATCTTACGCTGGACCAGGTGCTTATAAAATCTTCCAATGTGGGCATGGTGAAGATAGCCAAGTTTTTATCAAGAAAGGATGTGGAGGACTTGATGGAAAGGATACACTTTAAAAGCACTTTTGGGGTTTTGCTCGGAGAGACAAAGCCAAAGCTCCCAGACTATAAATATCCTGCTAATATAGTTTACTCCAGCATAGGGCAGGGTTTATCTGCAAACCTTCTTAATCTGTGCAGTGCCTTTTCTTTACTTGCCACAGGGAAAATGGTAAAGCCAAGAGTTATCCTGTATGTGGAGGATGCGGAAGGAAGAAGAACCTATTACCAGCCTGAGGTGCTAAGAGACCACCTTTTTTCCCAGCGTGTTATGAACTGGCTTCACAAGAATCTCATCAAGGTTGTGGAAGAAGGCACCGCCAGGTTAGCCAGGTCAGACTACTTTACCATAGCAGGTAAAACTGGCACATCCCAAAAGTTTGACTTCAAAACAGGAAGCTACTCAAGAGATAAAGTTGTTGCTTACTTTGTAGGATACTTTCCCGCGACAGATCCTAAGTTTGTGGCTGGCATATCCGTGGATGAACCAAAAGGAGGTCCAGCATACGGTGGGACTGTTGCAGCACCTTACTTTAAGCAGATGGTGGAAAGGGTGGCAGCTTATTACAGATTAGAGCCCGATAAGGTTCAGAAGAGCATTCCTGATGTCAGGAGGAAGCAATAA
- the carA gene encoding glutamine-hydrolyzing carbamoyl-phosphate synthase small subunit → MKRAILALEDGTCFVGYSFGAEGEAQGEVVFNTSMTGYQEILTDPSYKGQIVVMTYPHIGNYGVNDEDIESSRVQVNGFVVKELSNFYSSWRAKKSLEEYLKDHGVVGIQGIDTRALVKRIREKGTLRGIISTVDHDFKSLVQRARSLRDISELDLVKEVATHEVYYWKEGDWDLYRGYITKESDKPLVAVVDFGVKRNILRRLVSEGAKVVVLPSYNASEIIKKINPDAILLSNGPGDPARVLEGIRLVREFMEEKPIMGICLGHQIIGLALGGKTYKLKFGHHGGNHPVKDLRSGHIEITAQNHNFAVDPESLKDVEITHINLLDGTLEGFRHKYLPIYCLQYHPEASPGPHDAKGVFKEFLQLCYARA, encoded by the coding sequence ATGAAGAGAGCTATACTTGCCCTTGAAGACGGTACCTGTTTTGTAGGATACTCTTTTGGAGCTGAGGGGGAAGCTCAAGGAGAGGTAGTCTTTAACACATCCATGACAGGTTACCAGGAGATACTAACAGACCCATCTTACAAAGGTCAGATAGTGGTTATGACATACCCACACATAGGCAACTACGGTGTCAATGACGAAGATATAGAATCCAGCCGAGTGCAGGTAAATGGCTTTGTGGTAAAAGAGCTTTCCAACTTTTACAGTAGCTGGAGAGCCAAAAAGAGCCTTGAAGAGTATTTGAAAGATCATGGTGTGGTGGGCATACAAGGTATAGATACCAGAGCTTTAGTAAAAAGGATAAGGGAAAAGGGAACGCTGAGAGGCATCATATCAACTGTAGACCATGACTTTAAGAGTCTTGTACAGAGGGCAAGAAGTTTAAGGGATATCTCTGAGCTGGACCTGGTCAAAGAGGTAGCCACACATGAGGTTTACTATTGGAAGGAAGGAGATTGGGACCTTTACAGAGGCTATATAACAAAAGAGAGCGATAAACCACTTGTAGCTGTTGTAGATTTTGGCGTCAAGCGTAATATACTCAGAAGGCTTGTAAGCGAAGGTGCAAAAGTAGTAGTTTTACCTTCTTATAATGCTTCTGAGATTATAAAAAAAATCAACCCTGACGCTATTTTGCTCAGCAACGGTCCAGGTGATCCTGCAAGAGTCTTGGAAGGCATAAGGCTGGTTAGGGAGTTTATGGAGGAAAAACCTATAATGGGTATATGCTTGGGTCATCAAATAATAGGTCTTGCCTTGGGAGGAAAAACTTACAAACTCAAGTTCGGTCATCATGGAGGAAATCATCCGGTTAAGGATTTAAGAAGCGGGCATATAGAGATAACCGCTCAAAACCACAACTTTGCGGTAGACCCAGAAAGCCTGAAAGATGTGGAAATCACCCACATAAACCTTTTGGATGGGACCTTGGAAGGCTTTAGACACAAATACCTGCCCATATATTGCCTTCAGTACCATCCAGAAGCATCACCGGGACCTCACGACGCAAAGGGAGTCTTTAAGGAGTTCCTCCAGCTCTGTTATGCGAGAGCCTAA
- a CDS encoding M24 family metallopeptidase — MRLEKVKHLLKEKGLDAFLISSQSNVFYLTGFRSSHAYVVITAQSHHLLTDARYYERAKAQLPDWDVRLIEQNAVRYIKNFLKELGAEKVGYEKDKVSCEFQRMLRTRGVKWVGFSGFLKELRAIKTKEEISIMREGVKKSDAIYRRLLEFIKPGMREMDMRAFIVQEIFREGASGESFPAIVASGEGSSVPHWETSQKQIEAGKNLLIDMGLVWKGYCTDFTRTIFIGRAHEEFKKVYQTVKDAHLFALDKVKVGNTLGEVDRAARKHIEKKGFKGLFTHSTGHGIGIDIHEYPRVYYKGKDSKRVIEEGMVFTVEPGIYIPGKFGVRLENIVVVERGSGSPLSEVSLDLIEL, encoded by the coding sequence ATGAGACTGGAGAAGGTAAAGCATCTTCTCAAAGAGAAGGGTCTTGATGCCTTTTTGATAAGTTCACAGTCCAATGTGTTCTATCTTACGGGCTTCAGGTCAAGCCATGCGTACGTAGTCATAACTGCCCAAAGTCATCATCTCCTTACAGATGCAAGGTATTACGAGAGGGCAAAGGCTCAGCTTCCTGATTGGGATGTAAGGCTCATAGAGCAGAATGCTGTAAGGTACATAAAGAACTTCTTAAAAGAGCTGGGTGCAGAGAAGGTAGGCTATGAAAAGGACAAGGTAAGTTGTGAGTTTCAGAGGATGCTCAGAACCAGAGGAGTAAAGTGGGTGGGATTTTCTGGCTTTCTAAAGGAACTTAGAGCTATAAAGACTAAGGAAGAGATAAGTATCATGCGTGAAGGGGTAAAAAAGAGCGATGCTATATACAGAAGGCTCCTTGAGTTTATAAAGCCGGGCATGAGGGAGATGGACATGAGGGCTTTTATAGTGCAGGAGATATTCAGAGAGGGTGCAAGCGGGGAGAGCTTTCCTGCCATAGTAGCCAGCGGTGAAGGATCTTCTGTGCCTCACTGGGAGACATCTCAAAAACAGATAGAAGCAGGTAAAAATCTCCTCATAGACATGGGTTTGGTCTGGAAAGGTTACTGCACAGACTTTACAAGAACCATATTCATCGGGAGAGCTCATGAGGAGTTTAAAAAGGTGTATCAAACGGTAAAAGATGCTCATCTTTTTGCTCTGGATAAAGTTAAAGTTGGTAACACACTGGGAGAGGTGGACAGAGCTGCGAGAAAACACATAGAGAAAAAGGGCTTTAAAGGGCTTTTTACTCATTCTACTGGGCACGGCATAGGCATAGACATACACGAGTACCCCAGGGTTTACTACAAGGGCAAAGACAGCAAAAGGGTTATAGAGGAGGGTATGGTCTTTACTGTAGAGCCTGGCATATACATACCGGGAAAGTTTGGAGTAAGACTTGAAAACATAGTGGTGGTGGAAAGAGGCTCGGGAAGTCCCCTTTCGGAAGTTAGCCTTGACCTTATAGAGCTGTAG
- a CDS encoding LacI family DNA-binding transcriptional regulator, producing MVRGELKTTVKPKLSLSVLLKQDVELLNKNSEQLEQILEEEEKQNPYITHVVKRTPRWFFQEQDKKPKEAVARNSLMEEISKQISLEFDHIDKEIALEILYRCDENGFFKDSIEEIARLYGVSSEYVEDIREFIMTEIEPVGVASRNLEEFIKVQLQEMYPKQVEFHERVLNAIKTGKLDEDVKEAISHLRLKPIEDEGSASAVARVDLLLEHDGENWYIFIQEDFLELQIEEDAHPQDDIEKEKLRRAKNIKLILDIRRRVLRHIGEAIVKRQEGFLLRNEPLKTLTVKEVAESSQVSMSTVSRIINSRYAKTPAGIYPLRFFFVKESKVGMSKEELMRAIKEVLQENTSISDGKVAQMLKGRGIDIARRTVAKYRKLLGLR from the coding sequence ATGGTAAGAGGCGAGCTCAAAACAACTGTCAAACCCAAGCTAAGCCTTTCAGTGCTTCTAAAGCAAGATGTGGAGCTGTTAAATAAGAACTCTGAGCAGTTGGAGCAGATACTTGAGGAGGAGGAAAAACAAAATCCTTATATAACTCATGTAGTCAAGCGCACACCCAGGTGGTTCTTTCAAGAGCAAGATAAGAAACCAAAAGAGGCTGTAGCAAGAAATAGCCTAATGGAGGAAATTTCAAAACAGATAAGCCTTGAATTTGACCATATTGATAAGGAGATAGCTCTTGAGATCTTATACAGATGCGATGAGAACGGATTTTTCAAAGATTCCATAGAAGAGATAGCAAGGCTTTATGGAGTAAGTAGCGAGTATGTGGAAGACATAAGGGAGTTTATCATGACGGAAATAGAGCCTGTGGGTGTTGCCTCCAGAAATTTGGAAGAGTTTATAAAGGTGCAATTGCAAGAGATGTATCCTAAGCAAGTGGAATTTCATGAGCGTGTGCTAAATGCCATAAAAACAGGAAAGCTGGATGAAGATGTGAAAGAGGCAATCTCCCATCTGAGGTTAAAGCCCATAGAAGACGAAGGCTCGGCTTCGGCGGTAGCAAGAGTAGACCTACTTTTGGAGCATGACGGGGAAAACTGGTACATTTTCATACAGGAAGACTTTTTAGAGTTGCAGATAGAAGAAGATGCACATCCGCAGGATGATATTGAAAAAGAAAAACTCAGAAGAGCCAAAAACATAAAGCTTATTCTTGACATAAGAAGGAGGGTGCTCCGACACATAGGTGAGGCTATTGTAAAAAGGCAGGAAGGTTTCTTGCTAAGAAACGAACCTCTCAAGACGCTCACGGTGAAAGAAGTGGCAGAAAGTTCACAAGTGAGCATGTCAACGGTAAGCAGGATTATCAATTCCAGATACGCCAAAACACCCGCAGGCATCTACCCACTGCGGTTCTTTTTTGTGAAGGAGAGTAAAGTAGGTATGAGCAAAGAGGAGCTGATGAGAGCCATAAAGGAGGTGCTTCAGGAGAATACATCCATCAGTGACGGCAAAGTGGCGCAGATGCTAAAAGGTAGAGGGATAGACATAGCGAGAAGGACGGTAGCCAAGTATAGAAAGCTTTTGGGACTAAGATGA
- a CDS encoding hemolysin family protein translates to MGKLLSKPRELLLSVLIGNELVNVLISSYGTKMFVDTFGTKGATLSVVVMSILIFVFGEVIPKNLVLPFTTRLSLIYAPIFYLFHTAFLPLRLLLGTQLEKLLRSFDIKMDAEKKLDQVFWDIFEMGYSAGLFTVEEREITERAMSLDDLLVKEIMVPRPDIFALDEDLTVEEAYERIIEKKHSRIPVYKDHMDNITGIVYVKDLIPAYENGKRKLREFKREALFVPEILNITNLLKEMKTSGVQMALVVGEHGEVAGLVTLHDILKRLLGSLPEVWEEDTVKISKNTYKVYGWADIEKVAKTVGFSLPEEYEYDTVGGFVMANLSKVPEEGDEFEYDGFKFVVDKMDGNRIVSLYIMAYDGEKA, encoded by the coding sequence TTGGGAAAGCTTCTTTCTAAGCCAAGGGAACTGCTCCTTTCTGTACTCATAGGCAACGAGCTGGTAAATGTGCTCATATCTTCTTATGGGACTAAGATGTTTGTAGATACTTTTGGTACAAAAGGTGCCACTCTTTCGGTGGTGGTTATGAGCATACTCATATTTGTATTTGGTGAAGTTATACCAAAGAATCTTGTCCTCCCATTTACTACAAGGCTTTCTTTGATTTATGCACCCATCTTTTACCTTTTTCACACCGCCTTTTTGCCTCTCAGACTCCTTTTAGGTACACAGCTGGAGAAGCTTCTAAGGTCCTTTGATATAAAGATGGATGCAGAGAAGAAGTTAGACCAGGTCTTCTGGGATATATTTGAGATGGGCTACTCTGCGGGGCTCTTTACTGTGGAGGAGAGAGAGATAACAGAAAGAGCCATGTCCCTTGACGACCTTTTGGTGAAAGAGATTATGGTACCAAGGCCTGACATATTTGCCCTTGATGAGGACCTTACCGTAGAAGAAGCTTACGAGAGGATAATAGAGAAAAAACACTCTCGGATACCTGTCTATAAGGACCATATGGATAACATAACGGGTATAGTTTATGTGAAGGACCTTATACCTGCTTACGAGAACGGAAAGAGAAAGCTCAGAGAGTTCAAAAGGGAAGCGCTTTTTGTACCCGAGATCTTAAACATCACCAATCTTCTAAAAGAGATGAAAACATCGGGTGTGCAAATGGCTCTTGTGGTAGGAGAGCACGGAGAGGTGGCGGGACTTGTCACCCTTCATGATATACTCAAAAGGCTTTTGGGGAGTCTGCCGGAAGTTTGGGAAGAGGATACGGTTAAGATATCAAAAAACACATACAAAGTTTATGGCTGGGCTGACATAGAAAAGGTGGCAAAGACTGTAGGCTTTAGCCTTCCTGAAGAGTATGAGTATGACACGGTGGGAGGTTTTGTTATGGCAAACCTCTCAAAAGTGCCAGAAGAAGGTGACGAATTTGAGTACGACGGCTTTAAGTTCGTAGTGGATAAGATGGATGGCAACAGGATAGTAAGCCTATACATAATGGCATATGATGGGGAAAAGGCTTAA
- a CDS encoding ABC transporter ATP-binding protein yields the protein MSKLLEVSSLSKVYKVSRGLFRWVAHTAVKGVSFSINESEVFALVGESGSGKTTIGKIILRLEKPTEGSIKIKGIDITKMGKEYTRRVSAVFQDPFSSLNPYMKVRHIIEEPLVVHHIKDREKRVKEVAHMVRLPESLLDRKPQHLSGGQRQRVAIARAVSLFPDLIVADEPTASLDATVRKEILDLFVELKNTGISTLLITHDIRAVERIADTVGVIYAGRLMEMGSKDQLLKDPKHPYTKYLLENVPAKHPKHRKADVIQKEVYKDEYHEGCPFYWLCPERMEVCKESIREVLSNGRLVTCNLY from the coding sequence ATGAGTAAACTTCTTGAAGTTTCCTCCCTAAGTAAGGTTTATAAAGTCAGCAGAGGGCTTTTCAGGTGGGTAGCCCATACTGCAGTAAAAGGGGTGAGCTTTAGCATAAATGAAAGTGAGGTCTTCGCGCTGGTGGGAGAGAGTGGCTCTGGTAAAACCACCATAGGAAAGATAATTCTCAGGCTTGAAAAACCAACGGAGGGAAGCATAAAAATCAAAGGCATAGACATAACAAAGATGGGAAAGGAATACACCAGAAGGGTATCCGCTGTCTTTCAAGACCCTTTTTCCTCTCTCAATCCTTACATGAAAGTAAGGCATATAATTGAAGAGCCTCTGGTGGTTCACCATATAAAGGACAGAGAAAAAAGGGTGAAAGAGGTGGCTCATATGGTTAGACTACCAGAGAGCCTCTTGGATAGAAAACCACAGCATCTTTCGGGAGGTCAAAGGCAGAGGGTTGCCATCGCAAGGGCAGTTTCTCTCTTTCCTGACCTTATCGTTGCGGACGAGCCAACTGCTTCTTTGGATGCCACCGTCAGAAAGGAGATACTTGACCTCTTTGTGGAACTAAAGAATACAGGCATAAGCACACTGCTTATAACCCACGATATAAGAGCGGTTGAGAGGATAGCGGACACGGTAGGTGTCATTTACGCAGGCAGACTTATGGAAATGGGAAGCAAAGATCAGCTGCTAAAAGATCCCAAGCATCCTTATACCAAGTACCTGCTGGAAAATGTACCGGCAAAGCATCCCAAACACAGAAAGGCTGATGTTATTCAGAAGGAAGTTTATAAAGATGAGTATCACGAAGGATGTCCCTTTTACTGGCTATGCCCCGAAAGGATGGAGGTTTGCAAAGAGAGCATAAGGGAGGTTTTGTCCAATGGAAGGCTCGTCACATGTAACCTTTACTGA